From Oreochromis aureus strain Israel breed Guangdong linkage group 4, ZZ_aureus, whole genome shotgun sequence, a single genomic window includes:
- the LOC120439987 gene encoding beta-galactoside-binding lectin-like, whose product METVMSIKNMTFKVGQTLTVVGVVKPDCKEFAVNIGPSEDRIALHLNPRFNTKGDINIIVCNTFEAGTWCQEQREKRFPFSLGKDFKIVIKFTPSEFEVTLPDGSTFCFPNRLGAQEYSFMSFHEGARIQSIEIK is encoded by the exons ATGGAGACT GTTATGTCAATAAAGAACATGACCTTCAAGGTTGGACAAACCCTGACTGTTGTTGGAGTTGTTAAACCTGATTGCAAAGA GTTTGCAGTGAATATTGGCCCCAGCGAGGACAGAATTGCACTTCATCTCAACCCTCGTTTTAACACCAAGGGAGACATAAACATCATTGTTTGCAACACTTTCGAGGCAGGCACGTGGTGTCAGGAGCAACGGGAGAAACGCTTTCCTTTCAGCCTGGGGAAGGACTTCAag ATTGTCATCAAATTCACTCCTTCAGAGTTTGAGGTGACTTTACCAGATGGCTCAACATTTTGTTTCCCCAACCGCCTCGGTGCACAGGAATACTCGTTCATGAGCTTTCACGAGGGTGCTCGCATTCAAAGCATTGAGATCAAGTAA
- the LOC116329221 gene encoding beta-galactoside-binding lectin-like, whose translation METVMSIKNMTFKVGQTLTVVGVVKPDCKEFAVNIGPSEDRIALHLNPRFNTKGDINIIVCNTFEAGKWCQEQREKRFPFSLGKDFKIVIKFTPSEFEVTLPDGSTFCFPNRLGAQEYSFMSFHEGARIQSIEIK comes from the exons ATGGAGACT GTTATGTCAATAAAGAACATGACCTTCAAGGTTGGACAAACCCTGACTGTTGTTGGAGTTGTTAAACCTGATTGCAAAGA GTTTGCAGTGAATATTGGCCCCAGCGAGGACAGAATTGCACTTCATCTCAACCCTCGTTTTAACACCAAGGGAGACATAAACATCATTGTTTGCAACACTTTCGAGGCAGGCAAGTGGTGTCAGGAGCAACGGGAGAAACGCTTTCCTTTCAGCCTGGGAAAGGACTTCAag ATTGTCATCAAATTCACTCCTTCAGAGTTTGAGGTGACTTTACCAGATGGCTCAACATTTTGTTTCCCCAACCGCCTCGGTGCACAGGAATACTCGTTCATGAGCTTTCACGAGGGTGCTCGCATTCAAAGCATTGAGATCAAGTAA
- the LOC116329222 gene encoding beta-galactoside-binding lectin-like, whose translation MVEWMTIKNMTFKVGQTLTLVGVIKPDPKEFTLDIGPSVDRIAFHFNPRFNAKGQTNKIVCNSLEAGNWCKEQHEDCFPFCAGKEFKIAIKFTPSEFVVTLPNGSTFCFPNRMGARKYSVIGFGQDARIRSIEIK comes from the exons ATGGTGGAA TGGATGACAATAAAGAACATGACTTTCAAGGTTGGACAAACCCTGACTCTCGTTGGCGTGATCAAACCTGATCCCAAAGA GTTCACGCTGGATATTGGCCCCAGCGTGGACAGAATTGCATTTCATTTCAACCCTCGCTTTAATGCAAAGGGACAGACAAATAAAATAGTCTGCAATTCTTTGGAGGCAGGCAATTGGTGTAAGGAGCAACATGAGGATTGCTTTCCTTTCTGCGCGGGAAAGGAGTTCAAG ATCGCCATTAAATTCACACCTTCAGAGTTTGTGGTGACTTTACCAAATGGCTCAACATTCTGTTTCCCCAACCGCATGGGTGCAAGGAAGTACTCTGTCATTGGGTTTGGTCAAGATGCTCGCATTAGAAGCATTGAGATCAAGTAA